One Actinoplanes missouriensis 431 DNA segment encodes these proteins:
- a CDS encoding SprT-like domain-containing protein, producing MNVTDARELATGLMRRHRLTGWKLVFDDAKTRAGVCRHDRKEIGLSRPLVRLYTAEQVTDTVLHEIAHALAGARHGHDRVWRATALRIGCSGTRCVAEDAPRVDGDWVGTCPAGHRTTAHRRPSRVRSCLDCSPRFDESAIFTWTHRGSPAPMLPSYTTELTRIRQRDGHAAPATAGRPLRVGETVRLTGGGRYDGLIGTIVKRGRTRYHVQTPSGVLGAPFALVEPLPDA from the coding sequence GTGAACGTGACCGACGCCCGCGAACTCGCCACCGGCCTGATGCGCCGGCACCGGCTCACCGGCTGGAAACTCGTGTTCGACGACGCCAAGACCCGCGCCGGGGTGTGCCGCCACGACCGCAAGGAGATCGGCCTGTCCCGGCCGCTGGTCCGGCTCTACACCGCCGAGCAGGTCACCGACACCGTGCTGCACGAGATCGCGCACGCGCTGGCCGGCGCGCGGCACGGCCACGACCGGGTGTGGCGGGCGACGGCGCTGCGGATCGGCTGCTCCGGCACCCGGTGCGTCGCCGAGGACGCGCCGCGCGTGGACGGGGACTGGGTGGGCACCTGCCCGGCCGGGCACCGCACGACCGCCCACCGCCGCCCGTCCCGGGTGCGCTCCTGCCTGGACTGTTCGCCCCGGTTCGACGAGTCGGCGATCTTCACCTGGACACACCGGGGCAGTCCGGCGCCGATGCTGCCGTCCTACACGACCGAGCTGACCCGGATCCGGCAGCGCGACGGCCACGCGGCGCCGGCGACGGCCGGCCGGCCCCTGCGGGTGGGGGAGACGGTACGGCTGACCGGCGGCGGCCGCTACGACGGCCTGATCGGCACGATCGTGAAACGCGGCCGCACCCGGTACCACGTGCAGACCCCGTCGGGCGTGCTCGGAGCTCCGTTCGCCCTGGTGGAGCCGCTGCCCGACGCGTGA
- a CDS encoding STAS domain-containing protein yields MIELSAGPAGVTRVSVTGEIDMDSSDELAAALRDAAERAGTRTVVVDFAGVTFCDSSGIRVLDEAYALTARRRIALQLVRVQPQVRRVLEIVGMTALLTHA; encoded by the coding sequence ATGATCGAACTCAGCGCGGGGCCGGCCGGCGTCACGCGCGTCAGCGTCACCGGCGAGATCGACATGGACTCCTCCGACGAGCTGGCGGCGGCGCTGCGGGACGCCGCGGAGCGGGCCGGTACCCGTACCGTCGTGGTGGATTTCGCCGGCGTCACGTTCTGCGACTCGTCGGGGATCCGGGTGCTCGACGAGGCCTACGCGCTGACCGCCCGCCGCCGGATCGCGCTGCAGCTGGTGCGGGTGCAGCCCCAGGTCCGCCGGGTGCTGGAGATCGTCGGCATGACCGCGCTGCTCACCCACGCGTGA